From Woronichinia naegeliana WA131, the proteins below share one genomic window:
- a CDS encoding transposase produces MLEWWTKNFASCELGDERLNNRAFSIGKKLSEGFGKALSEVFKGGNELKRAYEFLGIRKQTLSR; encoded by the coding sequence ATGTTGGAATGGTGGACAAAAAACTTTGCCAGTTGTGAATTGGGAGACGAGAGGCTAAACAATCGTGCCTTCTCGATTGGGAAAAAGTTAAGTGAGGGGTTTGGAAAAGCCTTATCAGAAGTGTTTAAGGGAGGAAACGAGTTAAAGAGGGCCTATGAATTTTTGGGAATCCGAAAACAGACTTTGTCAAGATAA
- a CDS encoding HNH endonuclease — MLLVKPDASPYDGNWIYWATRKGTELGTPKRVATLLKRQQGQCTICNQYFTNSDQLEVNHIQPISHGGKDEYANLQLLHRHCHDLKTANDGSQQINQRH; from the coding sequence TTGCTGCTAGTTAAGCCAGACGCATCACCCTATGACGGAAACTGGATATATTGGGCAACCCGAAAGGGAACCGAATTAGGAACCCCAAAAAGAGTAGCAACACTACTCAAGAGGCAGCAAGGACAGTGTACAATCTGTAATCAATACTTTACTAACTCAGACCAGTTAGAAGTTAACCATATTCAACCAATCTCCCATGGGGGAAAAGATGAATATGCGAACTTACAATTGTTACACCGTCACTGTCACGACTTAAAAACTGCCAATGATGGTTCTCAACAAATCAATCAAAGGCAC
- a CDS encoding segregation/condensation protein A, with protein sequence MTTLAASEAIATLIDLAERGDINPWDVSVIEVIDRFLQELGILNSFDLAYQQRNLPRSGQAFLWASLLVRYKADTLEFWGQEPEPESELPLEELLTDENGLRTLPLHLEQHLRRRTAAPPLRRRRVTLQELIDQIQQIAQEIDKGDRPKPAKRPRPQSRKEALQIITELAHQENLTELAAQLDQFLRGRLPEFETEGEGIELETLLHWWHQHQAIQQPISKQDKVGVFWALLLLCSQSKVELSQEEFYQDIKVQVIPELA encoded by the coding sequence ATGACGACATTAGCTGCTAGTGAAGCGATCGCCACCTTAATTGACCTTGCCGAGCGGGGGGATATCAATCCCTGGGATGTATCGGTAATCGAGGTGATTGATCGTTTTTTGCAAGAATTAGGGATTTTAAATAGTTTTGATCTGGCCTATCAACAACGCAATTTACCGCGATCGGGTCAAGCTTTTCTTTGGGCTTCTTTATTAGTGCGTTATAAGGCTGATACCTTGGAATTTTGGGGTCAGGAACCCGAACCTGAATCAGAGCTACCCCTAGAAGAACTTTTAACGGACGAAAATGGACTGCGAACTCTACCCCTCCACCTAGAGCAACATCTACGGCGCAGAACTGCTGCTCCTCCTTTACGACGACGACGGGTCACATTACAGGAATTAATTGACCAAATCCAACAAATTGCTCAGGAAATTGACAAAGGAGATCGCCCCAAACCGGCCAAGCGTCCGCGTCCCCAATCTCGCAAAGAAGCTCTACAAATTATTACTGAGTTAGCTCACCAGGAAAATTTAACTGAGTTAGCCGCCCAATTAGATCAATTTTTACGGGGACGTTTACCCGAATTTGAAACCGAGGGAGAAGGCATTGAACTAGAGACTCTGCTGCATTGGTGGCATCAACATCAAGCCATTCAACAACCCATTTCTAAACAGGATAAGGTCGGAGTGTTTTGGGCCTTACTGTTACTTTGCTCTCAATCCAAAGTAGAATTATCCCAGGAAGAATTTTATCAGGATATTAAGGTACAAGTTATTCCTGAATTGGCTTAA
- a CDS encoding alanine--glyoxylate aminotransferase family protein — translation MDNKQMLMIPGPTPVPEKVLLAMAKHPIGHRSGEFSKIIGELTENLKWLHQTQNDVLMLTASGTGAMEAGIINFLSPGDRVLVGNNGKFGDRWAKVSKAYGLTVEEIKAEWGKALAPEEFRAKLAADSDKSIKAVIVTHSETSTGVLNDLAAINTAVKEHGEALIIVDAVTSLGAVSLPVDEWGLDVVGSGSQKGYMIPPGLAFVSVSAKAWKAYESAKMPRFYLDLKKYKKATDENSSPFTPPVNLMYGLQASLQMMQAEGLDNIFARHQRHTQATRAAMKAMNLPLFAPDEAASPAITAVAPVTVDAEKIRGAMRKQFDIALAGGQDHLKGKIFRIGHLGFVCDRDILSCVGALESVLLGLGNSDATPGAGIAAAAQVFAGK, via the coding sequence ATGGACAATAAGCAAATGCTGATGATTCCGGGGCCAACACCTGTACCGGAAAAGGTTTTATTAGCGATGGCGAAACATCCCATCGGCCATCGGAGTGGTGAATTCAGCAAAATTATTGGGGAATTAACCGAAAATCTAAAATGGCTTCATCAAACTCAAAATGATGTTTTGATGCTGACGGCGAGTGGTACTGGTGCGATGGAAGCGGGTATCATTAATTTTCTGAGTCCAGGCGATCGCGTTCTGGTCGGAAACAATGGTAAATTTGGCGATCGCTGGGCCAAAGTCAGCAAAGCCTATGGATTAACGGTCGAAGAAATTAAAGCAGAATGGGGCAAAGCGCTTGCTCCCGAAGAATTTCGTGCCAAATTAGCGGCAGATAGTGATAAAAGCATCAAGGCCGTTATTGTTACCCATTCTGAAACCTCAACAGGTGTCTTAAACGATTTAGCCGCTATCAATACCGCCGTTAAAGAACATGGGGAAGCACTGATCATTGTCGATGCCGTTACCAGTTTAGGGGCTGTTTCCCTACCCGTTGATGAATGGGGTTTAGATGTGGTCGGTTCTGGTTCTCAAAAAGGCTATATGATTCCTCCGGGTCTAGCATTTGTTTCCGTTAGTGCCAAAGCCTGGAAGGCCTACGAATCGGCTAAAATGCCGCGCTTCTATTTAGACTTGAAAAAATATAAAAAGGCGACGGACGAGAATAGTTCTCCTTTTACCCCTCCCGTCAATTTGATGTATGGTTTGCAAGCGTCTCTTCAGATGATGCAAGCGGAAGGCTTAGACAATATTTTTGCTCGTCACCAACGCCATACCCAGGCAACACGGGCGGCCATGAAAGCCATGAATTTACCCCTCTTTGCACCGGATGAAGCTGCCAGTCCAGCCATTACAGCCGTCGCACCTGTTACAGTCGATGCTGAAAAAATTCGGGGGGCGATGCGGAAGCAATTTGATATTGCCTTAGCGGGCGGTCAGGACCATCTCAAGGGTAAGATTTTTCGTATTGGTCATCTCGGTTTTGTCTGCGACCGCGATATTCTTAGTTGCGTTGGAGCCCTGGAATCAGTCTTGCTAGGCTTAGGCAATAGTGACGCAACTCCTGGGGCTGGGATTGCAGCAGCGGCTCAGGTATTTGCAGGCAAATAA
- the ald gene encoding alanine dehydrogenase, which yields MQIGIPKEIKDQEYRVGLTPSAVRSLTEQGHSVLVETQAGLGSSFSDRLYEAAGATIVETALAAWQQDLVVKVKEPLPSEYGFLGKPKLLFTYLHLAADRVLTEALLQSGITAIAYETVELADRRLPLLSPMSIIAGRLAVQLGARYLEKQQGGRGVLLGGVPGVAPGKVVILGGGVVGTEAAKIAVGLGAQVTILDVNVDRLSYLETLFGSRVQLLYSNASQIEAIVPQADLLIGAVLIPGKRAPILVSRSLVAQMQAGSVIIDVAVDQGGCIETLRTTSHSQPSYVEEGVVHVGIPNMPGATPWTATQALNNSTLPYVLQLANQGLEALHQDAALAKGLNVQHHRLVHPAVQSVFPDLVA from the coding sequence ATGCAGATCGGTATTCCCAAGGAAATCAAGGATCAAGAGTATCGAGTGGGCTTAACCCCCAGTGCAGTCCGGTCTCTCACTGAGCAGGGACATTCTGTCCTTGTAGAAACTCAGGCGGGTCTTGGCTCTAGTTTCAGCGATCGCCTCTATGAAGCGGCGGGGGCAACCATTGTGGAAACAGCCCTAGCAGCCTGGCAACAGGACTTAGTGGTGAAGGTCAAAGAACCTCTGCCCTCAGAATATGGCTTTTTGGGTAAGCCTAAACTGTTATTTACCTATCTTCATTTGGCCGCTGATCGGGTTTTAACAGAAGCTCTACTCCAATCAGGCATTACCGCGATCGCCTATGAAACTGTGGAACTAGCGGATCGACGTTTACCCCTGCTCAGTCCCATGAGCATCATTGCCGGACGTTTGGCGGTTCAATTGGGGGCCCGCTATCTCGAAAAACAACAGGGAGGACGAGGGGTATTACTGGGAGGCGTTCCAGGCGTTGCACCTGGAAAAGTGGTGATTTTAGGGGGAGGCGTAGTCGGGACAGAAGCGGCTAAAATTGCGGTCGGTCTGGGGGCCCAAGTGACCATTCTGGATGTTAACGTTGACCGTCTCAGTTATTTGGAAACCCTCTTTGGTTCCCGCGTGCAATTGCTCTACAGTAATGCTTCTCAAATTGAGGCGATCGTTCCCCAGGCTGATTTGTTAATTGGAGCCGTTTTAATCCCAGGCAAACGCGCCCCGATTTTAGTTTCTCGTTCCCTGGTGGCTCAAATGCAGGCCGGTTCGGTGATTATTGATGTGGCCGTTGATCAGGGGGGCTGTATTGAAACCCTCAGAACCACATCCCACAGTCAGCCCAGTTATGTGGAAGAAGGCGTTGTTCATGTCGGTATTCCCAATATGCCTGGTGCAACTCCCTGGACAGCGACCCAAGCCTTAAACAATAGTACTTTGCCCTACGTTCTCCAGTTAGCCAATCAGGGTTTAGAGGCTCTTCACCAGGATGCTGCTTTAGCCAAGGGTTTGAATGTTCAGCATCATCGTTTGGTGCATCCGGCGGTACAGTCGGTTTTCCCTGATTTGGTGGCCTAA
- a CDS encoding sigma 54-interacting transcriptional regulator: MLQQKVPLTWTIPPVTHLESREIPECCSRAAKSLTRQVLEATTDQKAIIFQASPGSGKTFIASFIHCQSWLKDTVFVEIDCAQLPKDETGQITLNGLFGDLHTRGVIEELKQGTLLIDNVHLLSHKERDRLLTLLKKRESSANQVRLILASPTAIDSQGADIHRIRLFALSQRREDIPLFANYFLKKICQKQNRPILQLSQVVLRRLVSYDYPHNLAELEIILTRAVLMTPLAETVISEQALWSVQAKKNTFRLDLLEYVPGLRQFLLSKWWLKPFWWLHMALFIPLIISGLMGSHPRGQSLTLNIFWAWWWPFYLLLFPIVGRLWCAVCPFMITGEWIQKISLWIYPRQLRAWPNKWLNQWGAWCVWGGFLVIYLWEKLWDLPHSAYLSTWLLLIITAGAVLFSLIYERRLWCRYLCPIGGMNGMFAKLSMIELRATEQFCGQLCTAKACQKPTGASNVTFAEALPQEGQASKGCPIYSLPAQLSNNRDCVLCMGCIKSCPNRSVQLNLRFPAADLWENHRGFAAEVALLLLLLGGVFLHNSQAFLSWFGFGYLPVDFEHFLVAVPTAIALLSLPAITIYVTHKISQLLDPQLPDYVTMAYVYLPMTLAANLAYYLPSLITESGKILPIFAQNIGFQGLSLPSLTWGMEVAHFVQGASLLAIVPLSIFILVKISQRPLLSNLPHLGLMIGFVGLFFRLMVF; this comes from the coding sequence ATGCTTCAACAAAAAGTTCCTTTAACCTGGACTATTCCCCCCGTTACTCATCTGGAATCGAGAGAAATCCCTGAATGCTGTAGTCGAGCGGCTAAAAGTTTAACTCGACAAGTCTTAGAAGCAACCACCGATCAGAAAGCGATCATTTTCCAAGCTTCTCCAGGCAGTGGCAAAACCTTTATCGCCAGTTTTATTCATTGCCAATCTTGGTTAAAAGATACAGTTTTTGTGGAGATAGACTGCGCCCAATTACCCAAAGATGAGACAGGTCAAATTACCCTTAATGGACTCTTTGGTGATCTGCATACCAGGGGTGTGATTGAAGAGTTAAAGCAAGGAACGTTATTGATTGATAATGTTCACCTCTTAAGTCACAAAGAACGCGATCGCCTTTTAACGTTGCTCAAAAAAAGAGAAAGTAGTGCCAATCAAGTTCGTCTCATTTTGGCCAGCCCCACCGCCATTGATAGTCAAGGAGCAGACATTCATCGCATCAGGCTCTTTGCTCTCTCCCAGCGTCGGGAAGATATTCCCCTATTTGCTAACTATTTTCTCAAAAAAATCTGTCAAAAACAAAATCGTCCTATTCTACAACTGAGTCAAGTCGTGCTACGGCGTTTAGTGAGTTATGACTATCCCCATAACTTGGCCGAATTAGAAATAATTTTGACTCGTGCTGTCTTGATGACTCCCCTCGCAGAAACGGTGATTTCTGAACAAGCTCTTTGGTCAGTGCAAGCTAAGAAAAATACCTTTCGTCTTGATCTTTTGGAATATGTTCCTGGACTACGCCAATTCTTGCTCAGTAAATGGTGGTTAAAACCTTTTTGGTGGCTCCACATGGCACTTTTTATTCCTTTGATAATCTCTGGTTTGATGGGGTCTCATCCACGCGGTCAAAGCTTAACCCTTAACATTTTTTGGGCATGGTGGTGGCCCTTCTATTTATTACTGTTTCCCATCGTTGGCCGACTTTGGTGTGCAGTTTGTCCCTTTATGATCACGGGGGAATGGATTCAGAAAATTTCCCTTTGGATTTATCCGCGTCAATTGCGGGCTTGGCCCAATAAATGGCTAAATCAATGGGGAGCCTGGTGTGTTTGGGGTGGATTTTTAGTGATTTATCTTTGGGAAAAACTCTGGGATTTACCTCATTCAGCCTATCTTTCCACCTGGTTATTGTTAATTATTACCGCAGGGGCAGTTCTCTTTAGTCTGATTTATGAAAGACGGTTATGGTGTCGTTATTTATGTCCCATTGGTGGCATGAATGGAATGTTTGCCAAACTTTCAATGATTGAGTTGCGTGCCACCGAACAATTCTGTGGGCAATTGTGTACGGCTAAAGCTTGTCAAAAACCGACTGGTGCGAGTAATGTTACCTTTGCTGAGGCTCTACCCCAGGAAGGCCAGGCCAGTAAGGGATGCCCTATTTATTCTCTGCCTGCTCAGTTATCTAATAACCGCGACTGTGTGTTATGTATGGGCTGCATTAAGTCTTGCCCGAATCGTTCTGTACAGCTAAATTTACGTTTCCCAGCCGCTGATTTATGGGAAAATCATCGTGGTTTTGCAGCAGAAGTTGCCCTACTACTATTGCTATTGGGAGGTGTCTTTTTGCATAATTCCCAAGCGTTTCTCAGTTGGTTTGGATTCGGTTATTTACCTGTTGACTTTGAGCATTTTCTGGTGGCGGTTCCAACGGCGATCGCTCTTTTAAGTTTACCGGCGATCACTATTTATGTAACGCATAAAATTAGTCAGTTACTTGATCCTCAACTGCCTGATTATGTCACAATGGCCTATGTCTATTTACCCATGACTCTAGCGGCAAATCTGGCCTATTATCTACCATCTTTAATTACTGAATCAGGAAAAATTTTACCAATTTTTGCTCAGAATATTGGTTTCCAAGGCCTTTCTTTACCGAGCTTAACTTGGGGCATGGAAGTTGCCCATTTTGTCCAGGGTGCGTCCCTATTAGCCATTGTGCCGTTGAGTATTTTTATCTTAGTTAAAATTAGCCAACGTCCTTTATTAAGCAATTTACCCCATCTTGGTTTAATGATCGGATTTGTGGGTCTGTTTTTCCGTTTGATGGTGTTTTAG
- a CDS encoding FGGY-family carbohydrate kinase, translated as MTAFLGIDFGTSGARAIAVDHQGQILAESSRLFTPPDSLDWCGCWQNTLTDLLADLPLQIRAKLQAIAVNGTSGTVILGDRQGQPLDHPLLYNEERGFAVQSSLEKLVPPNHLARSSSSSLAKLLWWSEQAIFAEAHYFLHQADWLGFLLHGKLGFSDYHNALKLGYDVQKLSYPNWLKNTSFREILPQVLTPGTAIAPLKPDLAQRLQINPDCLICAGTTDSIAAFFASGANQPGEAVTSLGSTLVLKLLSRTYVEDLSSGVYSHRWGDLWLTGGASNAGGTVLKQFFSDQELIDLSSQIDPQIISPYDYYPLPKIGDRFPINDPQMSPRLEPRPAQKVDFLQAILEGLAKIEAMGYQKLQALGATPLTRIYTAGGGAKNATWRAIRSRYCQVPILLSPQTEAAYGTACLASQSFHSRT; from the coding sequence ATGACAGCTTTTCTCGGTATAGATTTTGGAACATCGGGAGCCAGGGCGATCGCCGTTGATCATCAGGGCCAAATTTTGGCGGAAAGTTCACGGCTATTTACGCCCCCGGATAGTCTGGATTGGTGTGGCTGTTGGCAAAACACTTTAACGGATTTATTGGCCGATCTGCCCCTGCAAATTAGAGCTAAACTACAAGCCATTGCTGTTAATGGTACATCAGGAACGGTAATCCTTGGCGATCGCCAGGGTCAACCTCTAGACCATCCCCTACTCTATAACGAGGAGCGCGGTTTTGCCGTTCAATCTTCCCTCGAAAAGCTAGTACCGCCTAATCATTTGGCCCGCAGTTCTAGTTCTAGTTTGGCCAAATTACTCTGGTGGTCTGAACAGGCTATTTTTGCGGAAGCGCATTATTTTTTGCATCAGGCCGATTGGCTTGGTTTTTTACTGCATGGAAAATTGGGTTTTAGTGACTATCACAATGCCCTAAAACTGGGCTACGACGTACAAAAACTGAGTTATCCCAATTGGTTAAAAAATACCTCTTTTCGGGAAATATTGCCTCAGGTTCTCACCCCAGGAACAGCGATCGCGCCCCTTAAACCTGATCTAGCTCAACGGTTGCAAATTAATCCCGATTGCCTGATTTGTGCGGGAACCACCGACAGCATTGCTGCCTTTTTTGCTAGTGGAGCAAATCAACCCGGAGAAGCGGTCACATCCTTGGGATCAACCCTGGTTTTAAAATTACTGAGCCGAACCTACGTTGAGGATTTAAGTTCGGGAGTTTATAGCCATCGTTGGGGCGATTTGTGGTTAACGGGAGGAGCGTCTAATGCAGGGGGAACGGTGCTCAAACAGTTTTTTAGTGATCAGGAATTGATCGATTTAAGTTCTCAAATTGATCCTCAGATAATCAGCCCCTATGATTATTATCCTCTCCCTAAAATCGGCGATCGCTTTCCCATTAATGATCCCCAAATGTCACCACGATTAGAACCCCGTCCGGCCCAAAAAGTCGATTTTTTACAGGCAATCCTGGAGGGATTAGCCAAAATTGAAGCAATGGGTTATCAAAAACTACAGGCCTTAGGAGCCACTCCTTTAACCCGCATTTATACGGCTGGCGGTGGAGCTAAAAACGCAACCTGGCGAGCAATTCGTTCCCGATATTGTCAGGTTCCCATTTTGCTTTCTCCCCAAACCGAAGCTGCCTATGGAACAGCCTGTTTAGCCTCCCAATCCTTCCATTCTCGAACTTAA
- a CDS encoding ISL3 family transposase: protein MKYKCLDLDDVKVINFGFIPEFGLVISVENKCPIVECPKCQSKTGRVNRNDSQLIRDLPMMGKMVHLNINRRQMRCQKCGHKFVEELSYVKKNRKFTNRMAEKIIKEVINSDIKNTALNNEVSEQEIQTMLKDKGEELKKGKPVGLKKLGIDEIALEKGKQNYCAVLVNIETGELLGILEKRNKEELIKYMKEWGEEVLLGIEEVSIDMWRPYQKVAEEMMPEAEVVVDRFHVMKQINEELDKARRSAKREMELRIKKAKNKKKKQELKSQLEILKNSKYVLLKNREDLEEEEVKKNG, encoded by the coding sequence TTGAAGTATAAATGTTTAGACTTAGATGATGTAAAAGTCATCAATTTTGGATTCATACCTGAGTTCGGTCTAGTCATTTCAGTGGAGAATAAATGTCCAATAGTAGAATGCCCTAAATGTCAAAGCAAAACGGGTAGAGTAAATAGAAATGATAGCCAGTTGATTAGAGATTTACCGATGATGGGTAAAATGGTTCATTTAAATATTAATCGTCGTCAAATGAGATGTCAAAAGTGCGGTCATAAATTTGTCGAAGAATTAAGCTATGTGAAGAAAAACAGAAAATTTACCAATAGAATGGCAGAGAAGATTATCAAAGAAGTCATCAATAGTGACATAAAAAATACAGCGCTCAATAATGAAGTGAGTGAGCAAGAAATTCAAACAATGCTAAAAGACAAAGGAGAAGAACTAAAAAAGGGGAAGCCAGTAGGGCTGAAAAAGTTAGGGATAGATGAAATAGCGTTAGAAAAAGGTAAGCAGAATTATTGTGCAGTATTAGTAAATATAGAAACGGGGGAGCTGTTAGGGATATTAGAAAAGCGAAACAAGGAAGAATTGATAAAATACATGAAAGAATGGGGGGAAGAAGTGCTTTTAGGTATTGAGGAGGTAAGCATAGATATGTGGAGACCCTATCAAAAAGTGGCGGAAGAAATGATGCCAGAAGCGGAGGTAGTGGTGGATAGATTTCATGTAATGAAGCAGATTAATGAGGAGTTAGATAAAGCGAGAAGAAGTGCGAAAAGAGAAATGGAATTAAGGATCAAAAAAGCAAAAAACAAAAAGAAGAAACAGGAATTAAAAAGCCAGTTAGAAATACTTAAAAATAGCAAATATGTCTTACTGAAAAATCGGGAAGACTTGGAAGAAGAAGAGGTGAAAAAAAATGGATGA
- a CDS encoding IS1 family transposase: protein MSILKKSSMKILNDVGLCQEKEDALFKKNCPHCYSENVKIHSHYQTKGNGERKMFICQECSSCFAETYGSVIAGVETPLSEIVKVLKARMEGIGLNAAARAFGYAKTTILNWEKKLSGLQETLFLYALVNEFVKLVIEGDELYTKVGKNKEASASEGWTIVLMDRASRFIWHLKCGRKEQKLFLEAMMTVAELFERSAESLQLFTDGEKRYSQLLFNICHEVLRTGKRGRPTKVLPKGLVVRLKNKSSKRRDSEGKLKKVETPKPEHPETTEKPEEKDVHANHVEAFNSAIRRYLAAFRRRTNTYAKSVVGLQRVLDIFWMVHNFVRSHFTTREVPAVALGIIEKGLTWEDLLQIRLIS from the coding sequence ATGTCAATATTAAAGAAAAGCTCTATGAAAATCCTGAATGATGTTGGCTTGTGCCAAGAGAAAGAGGATGCCTTATTCAAGAAAAACTGTCCTCATTGCTATAGTGAAAACGTAAAAATACATTCTCATTATCAAACGAAAGGTAACGGGGAACGTAAAATGTTCATTTGTCAAGAATGTAGTTCTTGTTTTGCTGAGACTTATGGTAGCGTAATCGCTGGCGTAGAAACCCCATTAAGTGAAATTGTAAAAGTATTAAAAGCCAGAATGGAAGGAATAGGATTAAATGCAGCAGCCCGAGCATTCGGCTACGCGAAAACAACAATATTGAATTGGGAAAAGAAATTATCAGGATTACAAGAGACATTATTTTTATACGCCTTAGTGAATGAATTTGTTAAATTAGTAATAGAAGGGGATGAACTATACACAAAAGTTGGAAAAAATAAAGAAGCAAGTGCCTCTGAGGGGTGGACAATCGTGCTCATGGACAGGGCTAGCCGCTTTATTTGGCATTTAAAATGTGGTCGAAAAGAGCAGAAATTATTTCTAGAAGCAATGATGACGGTAGCGGAATTATTTGAAAGGAGTGCAGAATCTCTCCAGTTATTTACAGATGGAGAAAAGCGATATAGTCAACTGCTATTTAATATTTGTCACGAAGTATTAAGGACTGGAAAGCGAGGTCGTCCCACCAAAGTATTACCGAAGGGTCTTGTAGTAAGACTAAAAAATAAGAGTAGTAAACGTCGAGATTCTGAGGGTAAACTAAAGAAAGTAGAAACTCCGAAACCAGAACATCCAGAGACAACAGAAAAACCAGAAGAAAAGGACGTCCATGCCAACCACGTTGAGGCATTTAATAGTGCTATCCGACGCTATTTAGCCGCCTTTCGTCGTCGTACAAATACTTATGCTAAATCTGTTGTGGGATTACAGCGAGTCCTAGATATTTTCTGGATGGTTCATAACTTTGTTCGCAGCCATTTTACGACTAGAGAAGTTCCTGCTGTAGCTCTCGGTATAATTGAAAAGGGGTTAACTTGGGAGGACTTACTCCAAATTCGCCTGATTTCTTGA
- a CDS encoding IS1 family transposase — MEGIGLNAAVRVFGYAKTTILNWEKKLSGLQETLFLYALVNEFVKLVIEGDELYTKVGKNKEASASEWWTIVLMDRASRFIWHLKCGRKEQKLFLEAMMTVAELFERSAESLQLFTDGEKRYSQLLFNICHEVLKTGKRGRPVKVLPKGMVVRLKNKSSKRRDSEGKLKKVETPKPEHPETTEKPEEKDVHANHVEAFNSAIRRYLAAFRRRTNTYAKSVVGLQRVLDIFWMVHNFVRSHFTTREVPAVALGIIEKGLTWEDLLQIRLIS; from the coding sequence ATGGAAGGAATAGGATTAAATGCCGCAGTCCGAGTATTCGGCTACGCGAAAACAACAATATTGAATTGGGAAAAGAAATTATCAGGATTACAAGAGACATTGTTTTTATACGCCTTAGTGAATGAATTTGTTAAATTAGTAATAGAAGGGGATGAACTATACACAAAAGTTGGAAAAAATAAAGAAGCAAGTGCCTCTGAGTGGTGGACAATCGTTCTCATGGACAGGGCTAGCCGCTTTATTTGGCATTTAAAATGTGGTCGAAAAGAGCAGAAATTATTTCTAGAGGCAATGATGACGGTAGCGGAATTATTTGAAAGGAGTGCAGAATCTCTCCAGTTATTTACAGATGGAGAAAAGCGATATAGTCAACTGCTATTTAATATTTGTCACGAAGTATTGAAGACTGGAAAACGTGGTCGTCCCGTCAAAGTATTACCGAAGGGAATGGTAGTAAGATTAAAAAATAAGAGTAGTAAACGTCGAGATTCTGAAGGTAAACTAAAGAAAGTAGAAACGCCGAAACCAGAACATCCAGAGACAACAGAAAAACCAGAAGAAAAGGACGTCCATGCCAACCACGTTGAGGCATTTAATAGTGCTATCCGACGCTATTTAGCCGCCTTTCGTCGTCGTACAAATACTTATGCTAAATCTGTTGTGGGATTACAGCGAGTCCTAGATATTTTCTGGATGGTTCATAACTTTGTTCGCAGCCATTTTACGACTAGAGAAGTTCCTGCTGTAGCTCTCGGTATAATTGAAAAAGGGTTAACTTGGGAGGACTTACTCCAAATTCGCCTGATTTCTTGA
- the ureG gene encoding urease accessory protein UreG, which produces MITPLRVGIAGPVGSGKTALLDHLCKALRDRASIAVVTNDIYTQEDAQFLVRSQALTPDRILGVETGGCPHTAIREDASMNLAAIEQLESQFTSLDLVFLESGGDNLAATFSPELVDLTLYVIDVAAGDKIPRKGGPGITKSDLLVINKIDLAPFVGADLTVMDRDAKKMRGEKPFIFTNLKTQQGLPEVIAFVADHLVKN; this is translated from the coding sequence ATGATTACTCCTCTGCGTGTTGGTATCGCTGGCCCCGTTGGTTCAGGAAAAACGGCTCTTTTAGATCATCTTTGTAAGGCTCTTCGCGATCGCGCCTCGATTGCCGTTGTCACCAATGATATTTATACCCAGGAAGATGCTCAGTTTTTGGTTCGTTCCCAAGCCCTAACCCCCGATCGCATTTTAGGCGTTGAAACAGGCGGTTGTCCCCATACCGCTATACGAGAAGATGCTTCTATGAATTTGGCGGCGATCGAACAATTAGAAAGTCAATTTACTTCCCTGGATTTAGTCTTTTTGGAAAGTGGTGGAGACAATTTAGCTGCAACCTTTAGTCCTGAATTAGTAGATTTAACCCTTTACGTTATCGATGTGGCTGCTGGGGATAAAATTCCTCGCAAAGGTGGGCCAGGGATTACCAAATCTGATTTATTAGTGATTAATAAAATTGATTTAGCTCCCTTCGTTGGAGCCGATTTAACCGTAATGGACAGAGATGCCAAGAAAATGCGCGGTGAAAAACCCTTTATTTTTACCAATCTCAAAACCCAGCAAGGGCTACCAGAGGTTATTGCTTTTGTGGCAGATCATCTAGTTAAAAATTAG